A window of Hymenobacter aerilatus contains these coding sequences:
- a CDS encoding phage holin family protein, with amino-acid sequence MGFILKLLLTAVLTYVLANFLPGAHIDGFGSAIWLVIVLALLNAFVKPVLQLIGLPITIITLGLFLLVINALIVMLASYLLSGFEISGFFSALLFSIVLSLVTTVVDRVVD; translated from the coding sequence ATGGGATTCATACTCAAACTCTTGTTGACAGCCGTACTCACGTACGTATTGGCTAACTTTTTACCCGGCGCGCACATCGACGGCTTTGGCTCGGCCATTTGGCTGGTGATTGTGCTGGCTTTACTTAACGCCTTTGTGAAACCGGTTCTACAGCTTATCGGCCTACCCATCACCATCATCACGCTGGGTCTGTTTCTGCTGGTTATCAATGCCCTGATTGTGATGTTGGCCAGCTACCTGCTGAGCGGTTTTGAAATCAGTGGCTTCTTCTCGGCCTTGTTGTTCAGCATTGTGCTGTCATTAGTAACGACTGTTGTCGACCGAGTGGTTGATTAA
- the speB gene encoding agmatinase, with translation MEYSADSSLEQKLANFDPNALGDTAGGVYGLPFTVEEAQMVIVPVPWEVTVSYRAGTAEAPEAIRDASLQVDLYDPDIPDAWRLGLAMEEVDEHWAQESRTLREQAASYIGWLEAGQPEAEATRFADTAGAISQRGEQLLTWLKEKTGAYLDAGKAVVVLGGDHSTPLGYLHALADRHQEFGILQIDAHCDLRPAYEGFTYSHASIMHNALQLPQVKKLVQVGIRDLCQQEAETIDQSGGRVVMFHHRFLRDEMYAKKSWKKQCGKIIAQLPQKVYISFDIDGLDPKLCPGTGTPVPGGLEFEEALYLVRQIVRSGREIIGFDLNEVAPGDTEWNAIVGARLLYNLCNWMAVSQGRLKARKAE, from the coding sequence ATGGAATATTCCGCTGATTCTTCGCTGGAACAAAAGCTGGCCAATTTTGACCCCAATGCCCTTGGCGACACGGCCGGCGGTGTGTACGGCCTACCCTTCACGGTGGAGGAGGCGCAAATGGTGATTGTGCCCGTGCCGTGGGAAGTCACAGTTTCCTACCGCGCCGGCACAGCCGAAGCACCTGAGGCCATCCGCGACGCCTCCTTGCAAGTGGACCTCTACGACCCAGACATTCCGGATGCCTGGCGCCTGGGTTTGGCCATGGAAGAGGTAGACGAGCACTGGGCACAGGAAAGCCGTACCCTGCGCGAACAGGCTGCTAGCTACATTGGTTGGCTGGAGGCAGGACAGCCCGAGGCCGAGGCCACACGTTTCGCCGATACTGCCGGCGCCATCAGCCAGCGCGGCGAGCAATTACTTACATGGCTGAAGGAGAAAACCGGTGCCTACCTCGACGCCGGCAAAGCCGTGGTGGTATTGGGCGGCGACCATAGCACGCCGCTGGGCTACCTGCACGCCCTGGCCGACCGTCACCAAGAGTTCGGTATTCTGCAAATTGACGCGCACTGCGACCTGCGCCCGGCGTATGAGGGTTTCACCTACTCACATGCTTCCATTATGCACAATGCCCTGCAACTACCACAGGTGAAGAAGCTGGTGCAGGTAGGCATTCGCGACTTGTGCCAACAAGAGGCCGAAACCATCGATCAGTCGGGGGGACGCGTGGTGATGTTTCACCACCGTTTCCTGCGCGATGAGATGTACGCCAAGAAATCGTGGAAGAAGCAGTGCGGTAAAATCATTGCGCAGCTCCCGCAAAAAGTATACATCAGCTTCGATATAGATGGGCTAGACCCCAAGCTGTGCCCCGGCACCGGTACGCCGGTTCCAGGCGGCCTAGAGTTTGAGGAAGCGCTATACCTGGTGCGACAGATTGTGCGTTCGGGTCGCGAAATCATTGGCTTTGACCTAAACGAGGTGGCGCCCGGCGACACCGAGTGGAACGCCATTGTGGGTGCCCGCCTGCTCTACAACCTGTGCAACTGGATGGCCGTTTCGCAGGGCCGCCTGAAAGCGCGTAAAGCCGAATAG
- a CDS encoding chemotaxis protein CheC, producing MDLHMTELERDIIREILNIGLARAADSFAVIAQERVLLEVPNLDLVPGSNILGRVHEYEGTHVIIQSDIKGDFNGTTLMFFSGQHVQRLSKVCLRMNVSDSIKIDAMQESLLLEISNIITGALVTQLANILKSNIYGAPPVAPRGNIADSLNNLMTNRPMVQPLIFSVITQFSDKDNSVELPLMIFFDRATFAKMLEIIRTYNFMGGQAPA from the coding sequence ATGGATTTGCACATGACAGAACTGGAGCGGGACATCATCCGCGAGATTCTGAACATTGGCCTGGCTCGGGCAGCTGACTCCTTCGCGGTGATTGCGCAGGAGCGGGTGCTGCTGGAAGTGCCCAACCTGGACCTGGTGCCGGGTAGCAATATCCTGGGGCGTGTGCACGAGTACGAGGGTACGCACGTCATCATTCAATCTGATATCAAGGGCGACTTCAACGGCACTACGCTCATGTTCTTTTCGGGGCAGCACGTGCAGCGGCTTTCCAAGGTGTGCCTGCGCATGAACGTGAGCGACAGCATCAAGATAGACGCCATGCAGGAGTCGTTGTTGCTGGAAATCAGCAACATCATTACGGGGGCGCTGGTAACGCAGCTAGCCAACATCCTGAAGTCGAATATCTACGGGGCGCCGCCCGTAGCGCCGCGCGGCAACATTGCTGATTCGCTCAATAATCTGATGACCAACCGGCCCATGGTACAGCCGCTGATTTTTTCGGTCATCACCCAGTTTTCCGACAAAGACAATTCTGTAGAGCTACCCCTAATGATTTTCTTCGACCGCGCAACGTTTGCGAAAATGTTGGAAATTATCCGCACCTATAACTTTATGGGCGGGCAGGCTCCGGCGTAA
- a CDS encoding chemotaxis protein CheA: protein MKSREEEYREIFMVEALEYYDAMSRHISELERNPADAAALNELFRLMHNLKANARAMGYPAISEVAHRMETIFGLIREKERTFEGNVVPVLFTGVDTIGEMIRAVGAGTELPSADTLMANLDRLVNGEEPILEEQVEADDEDASRKLELSDLVYIQIKKLDHLMNLVGELIIDRDRILTLSKESDSPALQATAAHLFRISDELQYSIMDVRLVNVGSLFNKFPRVVRDVATAEKKDIALEVDGQDIQIDRNILQIITDSLLHLVRNAIGHGIEAPAVREQAGKPAQGRLTLAAQTERDNVLIQVSDDGAGINVENVRRKAVERGLIGAEAAKQLDDDAVRAFLFEPGFSMAKEITDISGRGVGLDVVKLAIDSLGGQLRVSSTLGKGTTFTLVLPTSIAVKGALLFELDARSYAIPLMHTDSVVSLQPEDLHVVGGLLLAEVQDENVPVVDLRRLLHNGDGPLPSANRNELQGRQDIIIVNYNNRKLGLIIDRFLRQQSIVIKPMSKPLDTIDLFGGVTLLGSGQVCLVLDVPALTRLFLAKRP from the coding sequence ATGAAATCGAGAGAAGAAGAATACCGCGAAATATTTATGGTGGAGGCGCTCGAGTACTACGACGCTATGAGCCGCCATATTAGCGAGCTGGAGCGGAACCCGGCCGATGCCGCGGCACTCAACGAGCTGTTTCGCCTGATGCACAACCTGAAGGCCAACGCCCGCGCCATGGGCTACCCGGCCATCAGCGAGGTAGCGCACCGCATGGAAACCATTTTTGGGCTCATTCGCGAGAAAGAGCGCACGTTTGAGGGCAACGTGGTACCCGTGCTGTTTACGGGGGTAGACACCATTGGTGAGATGATTCGGGCAGTAGGTGCCGGCACCGAGCTGCCCTCCGCCGACACGCTCATGGCCAACCTCGACCGGCTGGTGAATGGGGAAGAGCCCATCCTGGAAGAGCAGGTAGAAGCCGACGACGAAGATGCCAGCCGCAAGCTAGAGCTGTCGGACCTAGTGTACATCCAGATCAAAAAGCTCGACCACCTGATGAACTTGGTAGGCGAGCTGATCATCGACCGTGACCGGATCCTGACACTAAGCAAAGAAAGCGACAGTCCGGCGTTGCAAGCTACTGCCGCGCATCTGTTCCGCATCTCCGACGAGTTGCAGTACAGCATCATGGACGTGCGCCTAGTAAATGTAGGCTCGCTATTCAACAAGTTTCCGCGGGTGGTGCGCGACGTAGCCACTGCCGAGAAAAAAGACATTGCGCTGGAAGTAGACGGGCAGGATATACAGATCGACCGTAACATCCTGCAAATCATCACTGACTCGCTGCTGCACCTAGTTCGCAACGCCATTGGGCACGGGATAGAGGCACCAGCCGTGCGCGAACAGGCCGGCAAGCCCGCCCAAGGCCGCCTGACGCTGGCTGCCCAAACTGAGCGCGACAATGTGCTGATTCAAGTATCCGACGACGGGGCTGGTATCAATGTAGAAAACGTGCGCCGCAAGGCCGTAGAGCGCGGCCTAATAGGTGCCGAGGCTGCTAAGCAGCTCGACGATGATGCTGTGCGCGCTTTTCTGTTTGAGCCTGGCTTCTCCATGGCCAAGGAAATCACCGATATTTCGGGCCGGGGGGTAGGGCTGGACGTAGTGAAGCTGGCTATTGATTCGCTGGGCGGACAGTTGCGCGTGAGCTCTACCCTGGGCAAAGGCACCACATTCACGCTGGTGCTGCCTACCTCCATTGCCGTGAAGGGCGCCCTGCTTTTCGAATTGGACGCCCGTAGCTACGCCATCCCCCTCATGCACACCGACTCGGTGGTGTCGCTGCAACCAGAAGACCTGCATGTGGTAGGTGGCTTGCTGCTGGCCGAAGTGCAGGACGAAAACGTGCCCGTGGTGGACCTGCGCCGCCTGTTGCACAACGGCGACGGCCCCCTACCATCCGCCAACCGCAACGAATTGCAGGGTAGGCAGGACATCATCATCGTTAACTACAACAACCGTAAACTGGGCCTGATTATCGACCGGTTTTTGCGCCAGCAAAGCATCGTGATCAAGCCCATGAGTAAACCGCTTGATACTATTGATTTATTTGGGGGAGTGACGCTGCTAGGTAGTGGCCAGGTGTGCCTGGTGCTGGATGTGCCAGCCCTCACCCGACTTTTTTTAGCCAAGCGACCCTAA
- a CDS encoding chemotaxis protein CheB, translated as MSNFSTSISVLIGNLPPLVRAELVRLLGSEPAWQVVPVQPARGTVAAIARQYRVDLVIADESGMMELAELAQIHPVPVVLYSSFSLGGARLRQATRWNVHDYFGPWVPQDSPAYVRWRLRLLQQLRAVVLQAGPAPQVLPIARQPTSLPTGIVVLGGSTGGSAAVEKVVSQLLPSNCAILVAVHLPALFTQTLVDRLHRVTSLPVVSGETGTSLTAGKIIVVPGGGNTSIRRGTGSPWISWQTNFVAESNPNSTMPSIDLLMQSVVQTTGRPTLGVILSGLGNDGTEGARAIRQHGGRVVVQRDAAVTAMPQAALHAGCADKELLLRDIADYINQFALQARPGRRLVSSFSHAEQL; from the coding sequence GTGTCCAATTTTTCCACCTCCATTTCTGTCCTGATTGGCAATCTGCCGCCGCTGGTGCGGGCAGAGTTGGTGCGCCTGTTGGGCAGCGAGCCAGCGTGGCAGGTGGTGCCGGTGCAACCAGCGCGAGGAACAGTTGCGGCTATAGCCCGGCAGTACCGGGTAGATCTGGTAATTGCCGACGAAAGCGGCATGATGGAGCTGGCCGAGCTGGCGCAGATACATCCGGTACCGGTGGTGCTATACAGCTCCTTCTCATTGGGTGGTGCCCGCCTGCGGCAGGCAACCCGGTGGAACGTACACGACTATTTTGGACCTTGGGTACCACAAGACAGTCCGGCTTATGTCCGCTGGCGGTTGCGCTTGCTACAACAGCTGCGTGCGGTTGTGTTGCAGGCAGGCCCGGCTCCGCAAGTCCTGCCTATAGCAAGGCAGCCTACCTCCCTGCCTACCGGTATTGTGGTGCTGGGAGGCTCTACAGGGGGCTCGGCGGCTGTAGAGAAAGTAGTGAGTCAATTGCTTCCTTCCAACTGCGCCATACTGGTCGCGGTGCATTTACCCGCCCTTTTCACGCAAACATTAGTCGACCGTTTGCACCGCGTGACCTCGCTGCCCGTGGTGAGCGGCGAAACCGGTACTTCGTTGACTGCAGGCAAAATCATTGTGGTGCCTGGTGGTGGCAACACCAGCATCAGACGTGGTACAGGTTCGCCTTGGATTAGCTGGCAAACCAATTTTGTAGCGGAGTCCAACCCAAACAGCACTATGCCGTCCATTGATCTGCTGATGCAATCTGTGGTACAAACTACAGGCCGACCTACGTTAGGGGTTATCCTCAGTGGGTTGGGAAATGACGGGACTGAGGGCGCCCGCGCCATTAGGCAGCACGGGGGACGGGTAGTGGTACAGCGCGATGCTGCCGTAACCGCCATGCCTCAAGCCGCACTGCACGCCGGTTGCGCCGACAAAGAATTGCTGTTGAGGGATATAGCGGACTATATCAACCAATTTGCGTTGCAGGCCCGGCCCGGACGACGTTTGGTTTCTTCTTTTTCTCACGCTGAACAGCTATGA
- a CDS encoding response regulator: MKNRILIVDDSFYMRTMLKNMLSDAGYEVVGEAANGQQALEMAAATRPDLITLDVILPDNTGLDVLKGIREDQPDVKVVMCSAVGQEVIVNEALESGATAYIVKPFSEEKVLEIVGSALQTSGSSEA, encoded by the coding sequence ATGAAAAACCGCATTCTTATTGTGGACGACTCCTTCTACATGCGCACAATGCTCAAGAATATGCTCTCCGACGCGGGCTACGAAGTGGTAGGCGAAGCCGCAAACGGGCAGCAGGCCCTGGAAATGGCCGCCGCTACCCGGCCCGACCTCATTACCCTGGATGTGATTCTACCCGATAACACGGGCCTCGACGTGCTCAAGGGTATTCGCGAAGACCAACCCGATGTGAAAGTGGTAATGTGCAGCGCCGTGGGGCAAGAGGTAATCGTGAACGAAGCCTTGGAAAGCGGCGCTACGGCCTATATCGTGAAGCCCTTCTCGGAGGAGAAAGTGCTGGAAATAGTAGGTAGCGCCCTGCAAACCAGCGGTTCCAGCGAAGCCTAA
- a CDS encoding chemotaxis protein CheW: MADTDNATNDKKNTKQEPLIQLIVFRLGDEDYGIRIEQVKEVTLTPEIARMPKTPDFVKGIANLRGDIITIIDLEERFQLRSAGAEMPAVSYTMAIEGKEYTIGIVVREVPQPLSIPASIIEKAPEFIQDINIHDKYIEGIAKVNGRIIVVLDMLKLLTPAEIMQLPAKS, from the coding sequence ATGGCAGACACCGATAACGCCACCAACGACAAGAAGAATACCAAGCAGGAGCCGCTGATTCAGCTGATCGTATTTCGCCTGGGTGACGAAGACTACGGGATTCGGATTGAGCAGGTGAAGGAAGTGACGCTGACGCCAGAAATTGCGCGAATGCCCAAAACGCCGGACTTTGTGAAGGGCATTGCCAACCTACGAGGTGATATTATCACTATCATCGACTTGGAGGAGCGGTTTCAGCTACGCTCGGCCGGCGCAGAAATGCCAGCCGTCAGCTACACAATGGCCATTGAGGGCAAAGAATACACCATCGGGATTGTGGTGCGTGAGGTACCGCAGCCGCTGTCTATTCCGGCGTCCATTATTGAGAAAGCACCAGAATTCATTCAGGACATCAACATTCACGACAAATACATTGAGGGCATTGCCAAGGTAAACGGTCGCATCATTGTGGTGCTGGACATGCTAAAACTGCTGACACCTGCTGAAATCATGCAGCTGCCTGCAAAAAGCTAA
- a CDS encoding HAMP domain-containing protein, translating to MASGKNNQPTTTPAPSAPESYQPVKPADEKKAAGLTRRVGQTRGLQRQATSAQEAAYIDDQLNRVLYALDAFKKGDISVRLTKQNNDIFADIAEAYNSMVEMIGGVGGEVSRISKVAGVEGNLKARASAENASGFWRDMINNINGLVDSIAVPVLEVGKVLKNISKGNLDETFQIPVSGDFKLMAETINKTIDNLNVFAGEVTRVAQEVGTEGRLGGQANVPNVGGVWKDLTDNVNTMASNLTSQVRDIANVATAVAKGDLSQKITVDVKGELYQLKQNLNQMVDSLNLFAGEVTRVAQEVGTEGRLGGQASVPGVAGVWKDLTDNVNNMAANLTSQVRDIANVATAVARGDLSQKMTVNVKGEILELKDILNQMVDSLNTFGDEVTRVSREVGTEGKLGGQAVVPNVSGTWKELTDNVNTMASNLTSQVRDIANVATAVARGDLSQKMTVDVKGEILELKDILNQMVDSLNTFGDEVTRVSREVGTEGKLGGQAVVPNVSGTWKELTDNVNTMASNLTSQVRDIANVATAVARGDLSQKMTVNVRGEILELKDILDQMVDSLNVFAGEVTRVSREVGTEGILGGQAVVPNVAGTWKELTDNVNTMASNLTSQVRDIANVATAVARGDLSQKVTVDVKGELLQLKENLNRMVDSLNIFAGEVTRVAQEVGTEGRLGGQASVPGVSGVWKDLTDNVNTMAANLTTQVRGLVKVVTAVSQGDLTQSLELDAKGEVAELADTINRMVADLNRLAVEVSRVAKVAGVEGKLTERATVGGVSGSWKELVDTLNDLLESIASPVLEVSRVVRGISEGDLTQHVEVPTAGDIEAMSSALNLAVENLNELLGEINDSAQVVGQSSGEMAMKGQEMSRVTVDVALAMQQMAEGAQNQALKTDQAFKLIEEIMQATKETAGKADVGIKAAILGEQTSQLGLKTVAEVVKNMEEISSAATQTSRTIEVLSTRSQQISTSLGVITDIAAQTNLLALNAAIEAARAGEAGRGFAVVAEEIRKLAESSRRSANEIGTLVDDVKKDTTTAAAAISTMEGRVMKGKNATFEASAAFKNIATSSGETLRTSRDILTATEVQKASIGDVVKYVEEVVAIAEQTASGTQQVASTAKQLSTSMQELTTSSQNLTDIADDLQDGLAAFLLMEDEEPEPEPEPEPEPQRRLGLRRRQQAAAAASASSTNGVVARPQVTAPRPAPAASPSRRSAAPTAPTEPVENSNEQKKPARAKVRPEKPSDDGKDPKPKATAAKATRKARTK from the coding sequence ATGGCATCAGGTAAGAATAACCAACCGACGACTACCCCTGCTCCGTCCGCGCCGGAGTCCTACCAGCCGGTGAAGCCCGCTGATGAAAAGAAGGCCGCGGGTCTGACCCGACGCGTAGGTCAGACCCGCGGCTTGCAACGCCAAGCCACCAGCGCCCAGGAAGCCGCCTACATCGACGATCAGCTTAATCGGGTGCTCTATGCTCTTGATGCCTTTAAGAAAGGCGACATCTCGGTGCGGCTCACCAAGCAGAACAACGACATCTTCGCCGACATTGCCGAGGCCTATAACTCCATGGTGGAGATGATTGGCGGGGTAGGGGGCGAGGTGTCGCGCATTTCCAAGGTAGCGGGGGTAGAAGGTAACCTAAAAGCCCGCGCCTCGGCCGAGAATGCCTCCGGCTTCTGGCGCGACATGATCAACAACATCAACGGGCTGGTAGACAGCATTGCCGTGCCGGTGTTGGAGGTAGGCAAGGTTCTGAAGAACATTTCGAAAGGCAATCTGGACGAAACGTTCCAGATTCCGGTGTCGGGCGACTTCAAGCTGATGGCTGAAACCATCAACAAAACCATCGATAACCTCAACGTATTTGCGGGCGAGGTAACGCGCGTGGCGCAGGAGGTAGGCACCGAAGGTCGCTTGGGCGGCCAAGCCAACGTGCCGAACGTGGGTGGTGTGTGGAAAGACCTCACCGACAACGTGAACACGATGGCTTCGAACCTGACCAGTCAGGTGCGCGACATTGCCAACGTGGCCACTGCCGTAGCCAAAGGCGACTTGAGCCAGAAAATCACCGTCGATGTGAAGGGTGAGCTGTATCAGCTCAAGCAGAACCTCAATCAGATGGTGGACTCGCTGAACCTGTTTGCGGGCGAGGTAACGCGCGTGGCGCAGGAAGTAGGCACCGAAGGTCGCCTGGGCGGCCAAGCCAGCGTGCCCGGCGTGGCTGGCGTGTGGAAGGACCTCACTGATAACGTAAATAATATGGCCGCCAACCTGACCAGTCAGGTGCGCGACATTGCCAACGTGGCCACCGCCGTAGCCCGCGGCGACCTAAGCCAAAAGATGACGGTGAACGTGAAGGGCGAGATTCTGGAGCTGAAGGACATCCTGAACCAGATGGTGGACTCGCTGAATACATTTGGCGATGAGGTAACGCGCGTGTCGCGGGAGGTAGGCACCGAGGGCAAGCTCGGCGGACAGGCCGTGGTGCCGAACGTGAGCGGCACGTGGAAAGAACTGACCGACAACGTGAACACGATGGCCTCGAACCTGACGAGTCAGGTGCGTGACATTGCCAACGTAGCTACTGCCGTAGCACGGGGTGATTTGTCGCAGAAAATGACCGTTGATGTAAAAGGAGAAATCCTGGAGTTGAAGGACATTCTGAACCAGATGGTGGACTCGCTGAACACGTTTGGCGACGAAGTAACGCGCGTATCGCGCGAGGTAGGCACCGAGGGCAAGCTCGGCGGACAGGCCGTAGTGCCGAACGTGAGCGGCACGTGGAAAGAGCTGACCGACAACGTGAACACGATGGCTTCGAACCTGACGAGTCAGGTGCGTGACATTGCCAACGTGGCTACGGCTGTGGCGCGCGGCGACCTGAGCCAGAAAATGACAGTGAATGTGCGGGGTGAGATTCTGGAGCTGAAGGACATTCTCGACCAGATGGTGGACTCGTTGAACGTGTTTGCGGGCGAAGTAACGCGCGTATCGCGCGAGGTAGGCACCGAGGGCATTCTGGGCGGGCAGGCTGTAGTACCGAACGTGGCCGGCACATGGAAGGAGCTGACCGACAATGTGAACACGATGGCCTCGAACCTGACGAGTCAGGTGCGCGACATTGCCAACGTGGCCACCGCCGTAGCCCGGGGAGATTTGAGCCAGAAAGTGACGGTGGACGTGAAAGGTGAGCTGCTTCAGCTGAAGGAAAACCTGAACCGCATGGTAGACTCGCTGAACATCTTTGCGGGCGAGGTAACGCGCGTAGCGCAGGAGGTAGGCACCGAAGGCCGCCTAGGTGGCCAGGCCAGCGTGCCCGGCGTGAGCGGTGTATGGAAGGACCTCACCGACAACGTGAACACGATGGCGGCTAACCTGACTACGCAAGTGCGTGGGCTGGTAAAGGTAGTAACGGCCGTATCGCAGGGCGACCTGACGCAGAGCCTGGAGCTGGATGCCAAAGGCGAAGTAGCAGAACTGGCCGACACCATCAACCGCATGGTGGCCGATCTGAACCGCTTGGCCGTGGAAGTAAGCCGTGTAGCCAAGGTAGCGGGGGTAGAGGGCAAGCTGACGGAGCGGGCCACTGTAGGCGGCGTGAGCGGCTCTTGGAAAGAACTGGTCGATACCCTCAATGACCTGCTAGAGTCTATTGCTTCGCCGGTACTGGAAGTGAGCCGCGTGGTGCGGGGCATCTCCGAAGGCGACCTGACCCAGCACGTGGAAGTACCCACTGCCGGGGATATTGAAGCCATGTCGAGCGCTTTGAACCTAGCCGTGGAAAATCTGAACGAGCTGCTAGGTGAAATCAACGACTCGGCGCAGGTGGTTGGGCAGTCATCGGGCGAAATGGCCATGAAAGGCCAAGAAATGAGCCGCGTGACGGTAGATGTAGCCTTGGCCATGCAGCAAATGGCCGAAGGTGCGCAGAACCAAGCCCTGAAAACCGATCAGGCCTTTAAGCTGATCGAGGAAATCATGCAGGCCACCAAAGAAACCGCCGGCAAAGCCGACGTGGGTATTAAGGCCGCTATTCTGGGGGAGCAAACTTCGCAATTGGGTCTGAAAACGGTGGCGGAAGTGGTGAAAAACATGGAAGAGATTTCCAGCGCCGCTACCCAAACCTCGCGCACCATCGAAGTCCTGAGCACTCGCTCGCAACAAATCAGCACGTCGCTGGGCGTTATCACCGATATTGCTGCCCAAACCAACCTACTGGCGTTGAATGCAGCCATTGAGGCTGCCCGTGCCGGTGAGGCTGGCCGCGGCTTTGCAGTGGTAGCCGAGGAAATTCGCAAGCTGGCAGAAAGTTCGCGTCGCTCGGCCAACGAAATCGGCACGCTGGTAGATGACGTAAAGAAAGACACCACGACGGCTGCCGCGGCTATTTCGACCATGGAAGGCCGCGTGATGAAGGGCAAAAATGCCACCTTCGAGGCCAGCGCCGCCTTTAAAAACATTGCCACCAGCAGCGGCGAAACCCTGCGTACTTCCCGCGACATCCTCACAGCTACCGAAGTGCAGAAAGCCTCTATCGGTGATGTGGTGAAGTACGTGGAGGAGGTGGTAGCCATTGCCGAGCAAACGGCCTCGGGCACCCAGCAGGTAGCCAGCACGGCCAAGCAGCTTTCTACCTCCATGCAGGAGCTAACGACATCCAGCCAGAACCTGACTGATATTGCCGATGACCTGCAAGACGGGTTGGCCGCCTTCCTGCTGATGGAAGATGAGGAACCCGAGCCCGAACCAGAGCCGGAACCAGAGCCCCAGCGGCGGTTGGGACTACGCCGCCGCCAGCAAGCCGCCGCCGCTGCATCGGCCTCATCGACCAACGGCGTTGTAGCACGGCCACAGGTAACCGCACCGCGGCCGGCTCCGGCAGCATCTCCCTCCCGGCGTAGTGCTGCCCCAACTGCTCCTACCGAACCAGTAGAGAACAGCAACGAGCAAAAGAAACCGGCTCGCGCTAAAGTCCGCCCCGAGAAGCCATCGGACGACGGTAAGGACCCCAAGCCGAAAGCAACCGCGGCGAAAGCTACACGCAAGGCCCGGACGAAATAA